One window of Ralstonia pickettii DTP0602 genomic DNA carries:
- a CDS encoding urease accessory protein UreG (K03189: ureG; urease accessory protein), which translates to MTQARTKKNPPLRVGVGGPVGSGKTTLLEMLCKAMRDRYDLVAITNDIYTKEDQRLLTISGALPAERIMGVETGGCPHTAIREDASINLEAVDRMLARFPDADVVFIESGGDNLAATFSPELSDLTIYVIDVAGGEKIPRKGGPGITKSDLLVINKTDLAPYVGASLEVMESDARKMRGARPFVMGSIKSGQGLDEVIRFIERQGMLGV; encoded by the coding sequence ATGACCCAGGCCCGTACCAAGAAGAACCCTCCGCTGCGCGTCGGCGTCGGCGGCCCGGTCGGCTCCGGCAAGACCACGTTGCTCGAGATGCTGTGCAAGGCGATGCGCGACCGCTATGACCTGGTCGCCATCACCAACGACATCTACACCAAGGAAGACCAGCGCCTGCTGACGATCTCCGGCGCGCTGCCGGCCGAGCGCATCATGGGCGTGGAAACCGGCGGCTGCCCGCACACAGCGATCCGCGAGGACGCGTCGATCAACCTGGAAGCGGTCGACCGCATGCTGGCCAGGTTCCCGGACGCCGACGTGGTGTTCATCGAATCCGGCGGCGACAACCTGGCTGCAACCTTCAGCCCAGAACTTTCTGATTTGACGATCTACGTTATCGACGTCGCCGGCGGTGAGAAAATTCCGAGAAAGGGTGGGCCCGGCATCACCAAGTCCGACCTGCTGGTGATCAACAAGACGGACCTGGCGCCGTACGTGGGCGCCTCGCTGGAAGTAATGGAAAGCGATGCGCGCAAGATGCGCGGCGCCCGGCCGTTCGTGATGGGCAGCATCAAGTCCGGGCAGGGCCTGGACGAGGTCATCCGCTTTATCGAACGGCAGGGCATGCTGGGCGTCTAG
- a CDS encoding acyl-CoA dehydrogenase (K00249: ACADM, acd; acyl-CoA dehydrogenase [EC:1.3.8.7]) → MDFEYSPKVKEMQAKLLAFFDQHIYPNEKRFAEEIDANRRAGNAWVPTKVIEELKPLAREAGLWNLFLPRSPRAPQGLSNLEYATLCEIMGRVPWSAEVFNCAAPDTGNMETLERYASEELKDKWLEPLLAGEIRSAFLMTEPAVASSDATNIECRIERDGDHYVINGTKWWSSGAGDPRCKVYIVMGKTNPDAGRHEQQSMVVVPADTPGITIKRFLPVFGYDDAPHGHMEIELKDVRVPVSNILLGEGRGFEIAQGRLGPGRIHHCMRSIGVAERALELLCKRALSRVAFGKPVSSQGVTQERIAEARCEIEMARLLTLKAAYMMDTVGNKVAKAEIAMIKVIAPNVALKVIDWAIQVHGAAGVSSDFPLANWWAHQRTLRLADGPDEVHRNAIAKLELAKHMNVNPDSIKMPVARGF, encoded by the coding sequence ATGGATTTCGAATACAGCCCGAAGGTCAAGGAAATGCAGGCCAAGCTGCTGGCCTTCTTCGACCAGCACATCTACCCGAACGAAAAGCGTTTCGCGGAGGAAATCGACGCCAACCGCCGCGCGGGCAACGCCTGGGTGCCGACCAAGGTGATCGAGGAACTGAAGCCGCTGGCGCGTGAAGCCGGGCTGTGGAACCTGTTCCTGCCGCGCTCGCCGCGTGCGCCGCAGGGCCTGTCGAACCTGGAATACGCCACGCTGTGCGAGATCATGGGCCGGGTGCCCTGGTCGGCCGAGGTGTTCAACTGCGCCGCGCCCGACACCGGCAACATGGAAACGCTGGAGCGCTACGCGTCCGAAGAACTGAAGGACAAGTGGCTGGAGCCGCTGCTGGCCGGCGAGATCCGCTCGGCCTTCCTGATGACCGAGCCCGCCGTGGCCTCGTCGGACGCGACCAATATCGAATGCCGCATCGAGCGCGATGGCGACCACTATGTGATCAACGGCACCAAGTGGTGGTCGTCGGGCGCGGGCGACCCGCGCTGCAAGGTCTACATCGTGATGGGCAAGACCAATCCCGACGCCGGCCGCCATGAGCAGCAGTCGATGGTGGTGGTGCCGGCCGATACCCCGGGCATCACCATCAAGCGCTTCCTGCCGGTATTCGGCTACGACGATGCGCCGCACGGCCACATGGAGATCGAGCTGAAGGACGTGCGCGTGCCGGTCTCGAACATCCTGCTGGGCGAAGGCCGCGGCTTCGAGATCGCGCAGGGCCGCCTCGGCCCGGGCCGCATCCACCACTGCATGCGCAGCATCGGCGTGGCCGAGCGCGCGCTGGAGCTGCTGTGCAAGCGCGCACTGTCGCGCGTGGCCTTCGGCAAGCCGGTTTCGAGCCAGGGTGTGACGCAAGAGCGCATCGCCGAAGCCCGCTGCGAGATCGAGATGGCGCGCCTGCTGACGCTCAAGGCCGCATACATGATGGACACCGTGGGCAACAAGGTGGCCAAGGCCGAGATCGCCATGATCAAGGTGATCGCCCCCAACGTCGCGCTGAAAGTGATCGACTGGGCCATCCAGGTCCACGGCGCGGCCGGCGTGTCCAGCGACTTCCCGCTGGCCAACTGGTGGGCGCATCAGCGCACGCTGCGCCTGGCCGACGGCCCGGACGAGGTGCACCGCAACGCCATCGCCAAGCTGGAGCTGGCCAAGCACATGAACGTGAACCCGGACAGCATCAAGATGCCGGTGGCACGCGGTTTCTGA
- the ureE gene encoding urease accessory protein UreE (involved in the assembly of the urease metallocenter; possible nickel donor~K03187: ureE; urease accessory protein), giving the protein MLKIDKLLSAPHGIAPVLVRRATKLVLPFSERSKSRLRAVLDNGEEAALFLPRGTVLRGGDLLVAENGSFIEVQAAAETVLEVRSDDPHALMRAAYHLGNRHTPVEIGRDYLRLEYDQVLADMLKRLGVRAERAELPFEPEAGAYGGGHKHGHDATFAEDYAAAQAVFQEHHGHDHSHAHDHEHGHSHAHSHSHGHGHSHDHAHDHGDPHHVHDDHCGHKR; this is encoded by the coding sequence ATGCTGAAGATCGACAAACTCCTGAGCGCCCCGCACGGCATCGCGCCGGTGCTGGTGCGCCGTGCTACCAAGCTGGTGCTGCCTTTCTCCGAACGTAGCAAGAGTCGCCTGCGGGCGGTGCTCGACAATGGTGAGGAAGCCGCGTTGTTCCTGCCGCGCGGTACCGTACTGCGGGGTGGCGACTTGCTGGTGGCGGAGAACGGCAGCTTTATTGAGGTGCAGGCCGCCGCTGAAACCGTGCTGGAAGTGCGCTCGGATGATCCGCACGCGCTGATGCGCGCTGCGTATCACCTTGGCAATCGGCACACGCCGGTGGAGATCGGGCGCGATTACCTGCGGCTGGAATACGACCAGGTGCTGGCCGACATGCTGAAGCGGCTGGGCGTGCGCGCCGAGCGTGCGGAGTTGCCATTCGAGCCGGAGGCTGGGGCCTATGGCGGCGGGCACAAGCATGGGCATGATGCGACGTTTGCCGAGGACTATGCGGCCGCGCAGGCGGTGTTTCAGGAGCATCATGGGCATGATCACAGTCATGCGCATGACCATGAGCACGGGCACTCGCATGCGCACTCTCACTCGCATGGGCACGGCCATAGCCATGACCATGCCCACGATCATGGCGATCCGCATCATGTCCATGATGACCACTGTGGTCACAAGCGCTGA
- a CDS encoding urease accessory protein UreF (K03188: ureF; urease accessory protein): MPGLSQLISLLHLASPALPIGGFSYSQGLEAAIDCGNVHDAPTAERWIRDNLLHVQAQCEAPLWLLLHRHWLSGDAAQVKAWNDWFHATRETSELRLETEQMGWSLAKLIAQMEWGTPALRDALAALSPVCLPTAFTAACVALQVDARDGLAAYCFNWAENQVAAAIKAVPLGQVAGQHMLRRLHAAVLDTVEEAVRRADSAPPQLSTFSPMLGLLSARHETQYSRLFRS; encoded by the coding sequence ATGCCCGGCCTTTCCCAACTCATCTCCCTGCTCCACCTCGCATCCCCCGCGCTGCCCATCGGCGGCTTCAGCTATTCGCAAGGCCTGGAGGCCGCCATCGATTGCGGCAACGTGCATGACGCGCCGACCGCCGAACGCTGGATCCGCGACAACCTGTTGCACGTGCAGGCGCAATGCGAAGCGCCGCTGTGGCTGCTGCTGCATCGCCACTGGCTGTCCGGCGACGCCGCGCAAGTGAAGGCATGGAACGACTGGTTCCACGCCACGCGCGAGACCTCCGAACTGCGGCTGGAGACCGAGCAGATGGGCTGGTCGCTGGCAAAGCTGATTGCGCAGATGGAGTGGGGCACCCCGGCGCTGCGTGACGCGCTGGCGGCGCTGTCGCCGGTCTGCCTGCCGACGGCCTTCACCGCGGCATGCGTGGCGCTGCAGGTCGATGCGCGCGACGGGCTTGCCGCCTACTGCTTCAACTGGGCCGAGAACCAGGTAGCCGCCGCAATCAAGGCAGTGCCGCTAGGCCAGGTGGCAGGGCAACACATGCTGCGCCGCCTGCACGCAGCGGTGCTCGATACCGTAGAGGAAGCCGTGCGCCGCGCCGATTCCGCGCCGCCACAACTCTCTACTTTTTCACCGATGCTGGGCCTGCTTTCCGCACGCCACGAAACGCAGTACTCCCGGCTGTTCCGATCCTGA
- a CDS encoding glutathione S-transferase (K00799: GST, gst; glutathione S-transferase [EC:2.5.1.18]) → MIDVYTWATPNGHKVHIMLEECGLEYKVHPINIGAGDQFGEDFLKISPNNKIPAIVDPDGPDGKPISLFESGAILLYLAGKTGKFLPEDVRGKYQALQWLMFQMGGVGPMLGQTHHFRIYAPEKIEYAVNRYTNEARRLYGVIDTQLSKHAYLAGDEYTIADIATFPWLRSWQNQGVELDDYPDLKRWFNEIAERPAVKRGVEVLASARKALQDDKAREVLFGATQYKRH, encoded by the coding sequence ATGATCGACGTCTACACCTGGGCAACGCCCAACGGCCACAAAGTCCACATCATGCTGGAGGAATGCGGCCTGGAGTACAAGGTCCATCCGATCAACATCGGCGCCGGAGACCAGTTCGGCGAGGACTTCCTGAAGATCAGCCCGAACAACAAGATCCCGGCGATCGTGGATCCGGACGGCCCGGACGGCAAGCCGATCTCGCTGTTCGAGTCGGGCGCCATCCTGCTTTACCTCGCCGGCAAGACCGGCAAGTTCCTGCCCGAGGACGTGCGCGGCAAGTACCAGGCGCTGCAGTGGCTGATGTTCCAGATGGGCGGCGTCGGCCCGATGCTGGGCCAGACGCACCATTTCCGCATCTACGCGCCCGAGAAGATCGAGTACGCGGTCAACCGCTACACCAACGAAGCCAGGCGCCTGTACGGCGTGATCGACACGCAGCTGTCGAAGCACGCGTACCTGGCCGGCGACGAATACACCATCGCCGACATCGCCACCTTCCCGTGGTTGCGCAGCTGGCAGAACCAGGGCGTGGAGCTGGACGACTATCCCGACCTGAAGCGCTGGTTCAACGAGATCGCCGAGCGTCCCGCGGTCAAGCGCGGCGTGGAAGTGCTGGCCAGCGCGCGCAAGGCGCTGCAGGACGACAAGGCGCGCGAGGTCCTGTTCGGCGCGACGCAGTACAAGCGGCACTGA